The Amycolatopsis endophytica genome includes the window CCCGGACCTGGTCGCCCTGTCCGGTGACCTGGACAAGGGCATCGGCGCGTACCGCGACAACCGCTGCGACACCGTCGCCGAACCGGGTGATCCGTGCACCGCGGCGCTGACCACGATCGCGGACAGCCTGCGATCCATCAAACACCTGGTGGACACCCAGCTCGTCGCGAGCTGAGTTACGGTTGGGGCCGTGAGCGAGCAGACCCCGAACCCCGAGACCACCGGCGCGCACGGCATCGGCCTGGCCACCGTCACCACCGACGGGACCGTGCTGGACACCTGGTTCCCGCAGCCCAAGCTCGGCGAGCCCGCCACCAGCGGCACCGAACGGCTGACGCGCGAGCAGGCCGTCGAGGTCCTCGGCGAAGCCGCCGCCGCACTGCTCGGTCCGGACGAGGCACGGGGTGTCGAGGTGGTCGCGGTGCGCACCACGATCGGCACGCTCGCGCAGGCCCCCGCCGACGCGCACGACCTGTACCTGCGCCTGCACCTGCTGTCGCACCGTCTGGTGCAGCCGCACGGCCAGAACCTGGACGGCATGTTCGGTCTGCTGTCCAACGTCGTGTGGACCAACCACGGCCCGTGCCCGGTCGAGGGCTTCGAGCAGACCCGCCTCCGCCTGCGGGCGCGTGGCGCGGTCACCGTGTACAGCGTCGACAAGTTCCCGCGCATGGTGGACTACGTCACGCCCACCGGTGTGCGTATCGGCGACGCCGACCGCGTGCGCCTCGGCGCGCACCTGGCGAGCGGCACCACGGTCATGCACGAGGGCTTCGTGAACTTCAACGCGGGCACGCTCGGCGCGTCGATGGTCGAGGGCCGCATCTCGGCGGGTGTGGTCGTGGGCGACGGCACCGACGTCGGTGGCGGCGCGTCGATCATGGGCACCCTCTCCGGTGGCGGCAAGGAGGTCATCTCGCTCGGCGAGCGCTGCCTGATCGGCGCGAACGGCGGGGTCGGCATCTCGCTCGGGGACGATTCGGTGGTCGAGGCCGGGTTGTACGTCACGGCGGGCACGAAGGTCGTGGTCGAGGGCAAGATCGTCAAGGCCCGCGAGCTGTCCGGGATTTCCGGGGCGCTGTTCCGGCGCAACTCCGAGACCGGCGCCGTCGAGGCCGTGCAGCGCGCGGGTTCCGGCATCGAGCTGAACGAGATGCTGCACGCGAACTGACGGGACGCGGATCTCGTTCACCTATCATTCACCTGGTGAGCACCGCGACGCTGTCTTCCCGTGTCCTGACCGTGGGCGATCTCGGGCTGTCCGAGGCGCCTCCGGCCGTCGGGCCGCGAGATACGCCGGAGGCCGTGCTCCGGGCACGGATCGACGGCCAGTTGCGCGAGATGCTCGACCACGAGGCGGGCACGCGATCCGGGGCCGATCCGGAGGATCTGCACCAGATGCGGGTCGCGGTCCGGCGGCTCCGCAGTGTGCTGAAACTGCTGGGGCCCGCGGGCGACGACGTGCGGGCCGAGCTGAAGTGGCTCGCCGCGGCGCTGGGCGAGGTGCGTGATCACGACGTGCTGATCGGGCACCTGCGGTCGACGGTGGCGTCGTTCGACGCGGCCGACCAGCCCGCCGCGGCGCGCCTGATCCGGATCTTCGTCGCCGAGCGCGCCAAGGCGAAGCGCCGCCTCAACCGGGTTCTGGGCAGCGCCCGCTACACCGCGCTGTTGCGCTCGACGGCGCGGCTGGTGCTCACGGAGCTGCACCTGGTCCAGGGCAACGGTTCCCGGCCCCAGCCGCTCGACGTCGGCGCCGTGATCCGCAAGCCGTACCGCAAGCTGACGAAGGCCGTGGCCGCGCTGCCCACCGACCCGCCGGACGACGAGCTGCACGAGCTGCGGATCTACGGCAAACGCTTGCGCTACGCCGCCGAGACGGCGAAGCAGGCCGCGCGGAAGAAGCAGATGGCACAGGTGAAGCCCCTGATCAAGGCGACGAAGCGACTGCAGGACGTGCTGGGCGACCACCAGGACGCGGTGGTCGCCGCCACCCGCATGCGCGACCTGCTGGACACGGCCGACGAGCCCGCCGTGGCTTTCATCGCGGGCCGCATCGCCGAACGCGAACTGGGCCGCCGCGCCTCGGCCCGCGAAGTGTGGCCGAGCGCTCTCTCGAACGTGCACGCGGCGGTGGCGAAGCTCTGCGGTTGACCGGGGTCGATGTGCTGGAACGAACCGCGTACTTTCGTCGCGGCCGGTAAACTTGACGGTGACAACCGGTCGAGAACGGGGAGGTGCACCAGCGTGGCCGAAGTGAATGACGTGGCCGCCGCTCTGCTCTCCCAGACTGGCCAGATCACGACCATGAAACTTCAGAAGCTGGTGTACTACGCGCAGGCTTGGCACCTGGTGTTCCATTCCGAGCCATTGTTCGCCGACACCATCGAGGCTTGGCCGCAGGGCCCGGTCACCCGTTCTCTGTACGAGAAGCACCGGCGCCGCCGCGCCGTGAACGAGTGGCCCGACGGCGATCCGGATCACCTGTCGAGCGGTGAACGTGAGACTGTCGACTGGGTTCTGTCCAAGTACTCCCATTTCTCGGCCGAGGCACTTTCGAAGATGACGCACATGGAAAGGCCGTGGCGTATAGCCCGGGGTTTGCTCGCCGATGACGAGAAGTCGTCAGAGCCGATCAGGCTCGAAAACATGCAACACTTCTACTCGCGTCAGCGATCGGACCCCGATATCGCCGTTTCCCAGGCGGCAGCAAGCGCCGCCATGGAAGGCATCGAACTGGACGACGACTGGCAATCCCGATTGCGTTCGGTGGCGAGCGGTACACTTTCAGCCGAAGATGCGATTGCGGAAGAGTTGCGCAGGGCCTCGCAACAGTGAAAGACCCCTACGCCACGCCGGACGGCAGGCGTCTCCAGACTCCTGTTCCAGGACGTGTATGAATGGGCGAGCCGAACACGAACGGTCAACATCTCGAAGGAACAATCGACTTTCTGCGCATGGCAATTCGTCGATGACGAGATTTCGGCAATTCTCGCTCAACTCGAGCAGGACCGCTGGCTGGTCGGCCTCAACCGCGAGAAGTTCGTGGAGCGGTTGGCCCACTACTACGGCGAGATCAACGCCCGCCATCCCTTTCGCGAGGGCAACGGTCGCACCCAACGCGCGTTCCTTCGCCAACTCGCGGCAGCCGCCGGCTGGCGCCTTGATTGGTCCGCACTCAACCGCGATGACAACCTCACAGCGTCGAGGGAGAACTTCCGCACAGCCGGCACCGGCCTGCTTATCCGGGTACTGAACCCCGTTGTCGTCCGGATCTGACCCGCCGTCCGCTATCGGCTCAGGGCGCCCACGTACCCGTCCGGCCGCACCGTCACCCGCACCGCTTCGTAGGCTTTGAAGGCGTGTCCCTCCACGTCGGTCACGGAATTGCCCGCCGAGGTCTCTCCCGAGCGCAGCACCGTGTACGTGTGCGGCTGCGTGGACACCGAGCCGTCGAACAGCAGCGTTGTCGCGTGGGGGCCGCGGAACAGGTCGAACAGCCGCACCGCCTTGCCGTCCGCGCCCACGAGCGGGGCGTCGGGTGCACGGTCGCCCACCGCGAGGCCCGGTGAATCGGTGGTCCGGTAGCTGATGTCCAGCTGCTGGGTGTCCTCGCCGCGCTCGTGGGCGCTCTCATCGCCCTCCGTGTACTTCCGCATCAGCTCCGACGACAACCCCAGCACGTGGGCGGCCACCGCGCGTCGCTCGATTTCGTAGCTGTCCAACAGCTCCGGTGAGCCGTCGGCGAGCTTCCAGCCCAGGTTGTACGCGTCCTGCACCCCCGTGTTGAGGCCCTGCCCGCCGGTCGGCGGGTGGACGTGCGCCGCGTCGCCCGCGAGGAACACCCGGCCGTCCCGGAAACGCTTCGCCAGCCGCACGTTCGGCCGCCACACCGTCGACCACGTCATCTCCCGCAGTCGCACCCCGGCGTCGAGCGCGTCCAGTTTGGACTGAAGCGTCGCCACGGTCGGCTCGACGTCCTCCTCCCCCAGCGGCGCCCCGAACTGGAACAGCCCGATCCCCGGCAGCGGGCTCATCATGATCCCGCGCATCGGGTTCGCCGAATTCGAGAACCAGTACCCGAACTCCGGATCGAGGTCGGCCGCGACATCGCCCAGCAACATGCGGATCGACTCGTCCGTCACCCCCTCGAACTCGATACCGAGCGCCTTGCGCACGAAACTGCGCCCACCGTCGGCACCGACCAGGTAGTCCGCCCGCACCGTCTCACCCGTGGACAGCTGCGCGGTGACCCCGCCCTCGTCCTGCGTGAACCCGGTCAGGCCCGCGCCCAGCTCGACCCGCACCCCGAACTCGGCCAGCCGGTCCCGCAGGATGCCCTCGGTCTGCGCCTGCCCCAGCATCCGCGCGTTCGGATACGGCACGTCGGGCATCGGCTCGCGCCGTTCGAACATCACGCGCTCCATCACGAACTTCCCGTCCATGTACGCGTGGAGCGCCGGCGCCTCGCGGCTGGCGGCCAGCACGGCGTCGATCACGCCCAGGTCGTCGAACACCTCCATGGTCCGGGGCTGCAGCCCGTCACCCCGCGAACCGGGGAAGAACTCGGTCGCTTTGTCGACGATCCGGACGTCGACGCCGCGGCGGGCGAGGTCGATGGCCAGCGTCAGCCCGGTCGGGCCGGCTCCCGCGATCAGCACGTCCATTTTGAATCTCCATTCACTGAATTTTGATTCAAGTTTGCTCTTGTCGGCGTTCGCTGTCAAGAGCAATGGATGACACGAGCCCGCCGGCGAGCGGGACCGGTGTCGGGGGTCGGACATCGCCACAATCGCGGCGGGACTGTCCGGGCACGCGTCTCCGGCGGCAGACTGTCGGCGGGCAATCGCCGTCGGCCCAGGACCGAGGCCGGGCCCCCGACGAAGTGATCCACTTCGCTACAGTCGGCGCACTCCGCATCCGGGCCTTCGCCGCCGCGCGTGCCGACTCAGTCGGTGGGCGCTCTCGGCGCGGTTCTGGCCGCTGGTTCCCCTCGGAAGGACTGATGTGATGAAAGCAGCCGTACGCCAGTTGGTCACCTTCGCCGCCGCAGCGGCCGCGGTGACGTCGCTGTCGACAGGCCCGGCTTCTGCCGACGATCTGGACGGAGCCGACGGCCTGCTCGGCGCTTCCCCTGCGTTGTCCGGGCTGCCGCTCCTGGAAAACGGGTTGCCGGAGCTTCCGTTGAGTGTGCTTCAGAACCCCGTGGGCTCGACGGGACAGACCGACACCCGCAACTTCGGCACACCCACCGTCGCGCGGGGAAAGGTGTGCCCGTTCACCGGCAACGTTCCGGTCGACATTCCACTCGTCAACATTTCCGCCGGCAGTTCACTACCGGGCCTCGGTGGGTACACGCTCGATCAACCCTCGGTGCCGAGTTCGGTCTACAGCGAACTTTGCATGAGCGAGAAGACCTATCGGGACGCGCGAGCAGGCAAGGCGCCCGCGGTGCTGGTACTGGTGCACGGGATCACCTACGGCACCTGGTACTGGGATTCGCCGTACCAGCCCGAGAAGTACTCCGTGGTCAACGACCTGGTCGACCACGGCTACGCGACACTGAACATCGACCGGATCGGCGAGGGGCGCAGTGGGCATCCGTTGAGCGCGCTCGTCACGCCGGACACCAACGCGGAGACCGTGCACCAGCTGATCACCAAGCTCCGCGGCGGGGAAATCGGCGGGACGAAGTTCGGCCACGTCGGACTGGTCGGGCACTCCTACGGCACGATCACCTCCTGGCTCGAAACGGCGAAGCACAACGACGCCGACATGGTGATCGGCACGGGCTACGGCAACCGCTTCAAACTCGATCAGGGGGGACTGCTGTTCTCGGGGTTGATCCCGGCCGCACTGCAACCCAACTTCCCCCACGCGTCCTGGAAGTTCGACCCCGGGTACCTGTCGTTCCGCCCGGGAGCACGCGCGAACTCGCCGTTCTTCTACAAGCCGAACACGGATCCGGCGCTGCTCACCCTCGACGAGCAGTTGCAGAGCCCGGTCACCGCGACGGAGCTGGGACTCTTCCTGCCGCGGGACTACGACGGCACGCACAAGAACATCAAGATCCCGAACTTCATCATCAACGGCGAGCACGACTCGTTCTTCTGCGGAGCCGGCGACAAGGAGTGTGCGAACGAGGCGTCCCAGCAGGCGACGCCGCAGGAACTCGAGGCGGCGGCGGCAAACCAGACGGCCTATGAAGCACCGGGTTTCGGTCCGCAGGCCTGCCTGCGGACCGCGGTGATTCCGGACGCCGGACACAACATCAATCTGCACCAGAACTCCGACCAGGTGTCCGCCCAGATCATCTACTTCGCCGACGAGGCGATGGGGGTGACGGGGCAGAACAACCAGCAGTACCGCGGGAGCTGTGTCACCCGGGACGAGGGGCTGTCCGATCTGTTGCCGGACCTCACCAGGGTCATCCCGCCAGCGACGAACCTGCTTCCGGTCGGCTGACCGGACGCCAGGGCTCCACCGCCCCTGGTGGAGCCCTGGCTCGAACTACGGGTACGACGTGCCGGACAATCTGACAGCTGTCAGGGTCGCGTGCCACACGCTGGCAGCGCCACCAGCAGGGTTGGGGGTAGCGGTGGGTTCGCGGCCGACACGGCGCCGATCACCCTGACGCTTGCTAGCGTTCCCGTCAAGGAGGTGCCGTGAAGCGCAAGGAGAAGGCGGCGGAGACCGAGACCGCGTTGAAGGCCGCCGCCCAGCGGCTGTTCGCCACGCGCGGCTACCTGAACACGAAGATCACCGACATCACCGCGGAAGCGGGCCGTGCGGCCGGCTCGTTCTACAACCACTTCGCGAGCAAGGAAGAGCTGCTCGAATCGCTGCTGGGTGATCTGGAGTCGGCGGGCGACGACGACGCGCGGAAGGCCGAACACAGCCCGGACTTCAGCGACCCCGCCGCGATCCGCTTCCACATCAGGGCGTTCTGGTCGTTCCACCGCGAGCACACGGCGACGATGCGCGCGCTGCGTCAGGCGGCGCTGGTGAACGAGGACTTCGCCCGCACGCTGGGCGAGTTCAGCCGGGCGCAGAGCGAGGAGATCACCGGCCACGTCGACTACGTGACCAAGGCCGGGTTCGAGCTTCCCGGCCCGCCGGCGGCGAGCGTCGCGATGATGAGCGCGCTGATCGACAACTTCGTGCAGATGTGGCACGACGGCCTCGTCGACCTCGCCGAGGAGGACGCGATCGACGCGCTCACCCGGTTCGTCTACCGGGGCTTCACCGGCCGCGACTACTGACGCGAAGACCGGTCATGGA containing:
- the dapD gene encoding 2,3,4,5-tetrahydropyridine-2,6-dicarboxylate N-succinyltransferase, with protein sequence MSEQTPNPETTGAHGIGLATVTTDGTVLDTWFPQPKLGEPATSGTERLTREQAVEVLGEAAAALLGPDEARGVEVVAVRTTIGTLAQAPADAHDLYLRLHLLSHRLVQPHGQNLDGMFGLLSNVVWTNHGPCPVEGFEQTRLRLRARGAVTVYSVDKFPRMVDYVTPTGVRIGDADRVRLGAHLASGTTVMHEGFVNFNAGTLGASMVEGRISAGVVVGDGTDVGGGASIMGTLSGGGKEVISLGERCLIGANGGVGISLGDDSVVEAGLYVTAGTKVVVEGKIVKARELSGISGALFRRNSETGAVEAVQRAGSGIELNEMLHAN
- a CDS encoding CHAD domain-containing protein, with protein sequence MTVGDLGLSEAPPAVGPRDTPEAVLRARIDGQLREMLDHEAGTRSGADPEDLHQMRVAVRRLRSVLKLLGPAGDDVRAELKWLAAALGEVRDHDVLIGHLRSTVASFDAADQPAAARLIRIFVAERAKAKRRLNRVLGSARYTALLRSTARLVLTELHLVQGNGSRPQPLDVGAVIRKPYRKLTKAVAALPTDPPDDELHELRIYGKRLRYAAETAKQAARKKQMAQVKPLIKATKRLQDVLGDHQDAVVAATRMRDLLDTADEPAVAFIAGRIAERELGRRASAREVWPSALSNVHAAVAKLCG
- a CDS encoding Panacea domain-containing protein — translated: MAEVNDVAAALLSQTGQITTMKLQKLVYYAQAWHLVFHSEPLFADTIEAWPQGPVTRSLYEKHRRRRAVNEWPDGDPDHLSSGERETVDWVLSKYSHFSAEALSKMTHMERPWRIARGLLADDEKSSEPIRLENMQHFYSRQRSDPDIAVSQAAASAAMEGIELDDDWQSRLRSVASGTLSAEDAIAEELRRASQQ
- a CDS encoding Fic/DOC family protein, yielding MFQDVYEWASRTRTVNISKEQSTFCAWQFVDDEISAILAQLEQDRWLVGLNREKFVERLAHYYGEINARHPFREGNGRTQRAFLRQLAAAAGWRLDWSALNRDDNLTASRENFRTAGTGLLIRVLNPVVVRI
- a CDS encoding FAD-dependent monooxygenase translates to MDVLIAGAGPTGLTLAIDLARRGVDVRIVDKATEFFPGSRGDGLQPRTMEVFDDLGVIDAVLAASREAPALHAYMDGKFVMERVMFERREPMPDVPYPNARMLGQAQTEGILRDRLAEFGVRVELGAGLTGFTQDEGGVTAQLSTGETVRADYLVGADGGRSFVRKALGIEFEGVTDESIRMLLGDVAADLDPEFGYWFSNSANPMRGIMMSPLPGIGLFQFGAPLGEEDVEPTVATLQSKLDALDAGVRLREMTWSTVWRPNVRLAKRFRDGRVFLAGDAAHVHPPTGGQGLNTGVQDAYNLGWKLADGSPELLDSYEIERRAVAAHVLGLSSELMRKYTEGDESAHERGEDTQQLDISYRTTDSPGLAVGDRAPDAPLVGADGKAVRLFDLFRGPHATTLLFDGSVSTQPHTYTVLRSGETSAGNSVTDVEGHAFKAYEAVRVTVRPDGYVGALSR
- a CDS encoding alpha/beta hydrolase, whose amino-acid sequence is MKAAVRQLVTFAAAAAAVTSLSTGPASADDLDGADGLLGASPALSGLPLLENGLPELPLSVLQNPVGSTGQTDTRNFGTPTVARGKVCPFTGNVPVDIPLVNISAGSSLPGLGGYTLDQPSVPSSVYSELCMSEKTYRDARAGKAPAVLVLVHGITYGTWYWDSPYQPEKYSVVNDLVDHGYATLNIDRIGEGRSGHPLSALVTPDTNAETVHQLITKLRGGEIGGTKFGHVGLVGHSYGTITSWLETAKHNDADMVIGTGYGNRFKLDQGGLLFSGLIPAALQPNFPHASWKFDPGYLSFRPGARANSPFFYKPNTDPALLTLDEQLQSPVTATELGLFLPRDYDGTHKNIKIPNFIINGEHDSFFCGAGDKECANEASQQATPQELEAAAANQTAYEAPGFGPQACLRTAVIPDAGHNINLHQNSDQVSAQIIYFADEAMGVTGQNNQQYRGSCVTRDEGLSDLLPDLTRVIPPATNLLPVG
- a CDS encoding TetR/AcrR family transcriptional regulator gives rise to the protein MKRKEKAAETETALKAAAQRLFATRGYLNTKITDITAEAGRAAGSFYNHFASKEELLESLLGDLESAGDDDARKAEHSPDFSDPAAIRFHIRAFWSFHREHTATMRALRQAALVNEDFARTLGEFSRAQSEEITGHVDYVTKAGFELPGPPAASVAMMSALIDNFVQMWHDGLVDLAEEDAIDALTRFVYRGFTGRDY